The following proteins come from a genomic window of Dreissena polymorpha isolate Duluth1 chromosome 1, UMN_Dpol_1.0, whole genome shotgun sequence:
- the LOC127864627 gene encoding uncharacterized protein LOC127864627, with translation MWHDEQTINGHVTDDPEYEEKDDSRPFFQRKPCEVGIYLSVYQAKPHEDSHGLEHYLRMHTTELLFDEFCKIGTVDIRGKFEARKVLNEMYIERFEPGIVLAVGFETLEALDDLWTYHRDGNLNALMHEFLITPRVLEAAEVDKVIMVTKLWDDEYEACKEEIENKTRMRVNIINRPVDVKLVKRLKNYQSVLATELSAMRDLDNEMEINRDEFMNCVRNVLPVDIEVIRTLAEFEAMATSTKAKKMYNRNVLDMYLNIINKLRDYYDTFEAEIVTPFLQIHRECENDKQRDIKGKIIGMVRGMQKMLDPAGDLRSVMHAETERILIRREIPIFLGLLSLVPIGVERVADIDIMIDEYAREFQIEFKKEDK, from the exons ATGTGGCACGACGAGCAGACGATAAACGGTCACGTGACCGACGACCCTGAGTACGAGGAGAAGGACGACTCGAGACCCTTCTTCCAGCGTAAGCCAT GTGAGGTTGGCATCTACCTCAGCGTGTACCAGGCCAAACCTCACGAAGACAGCCATGGCCTTGAACACTACCTGCGTATGCACACAACGGAGTTGCTGTTTGACGAGTTTTGCAAGATTGGCACCGTGGACATAAGGGGCAAGTTTGAGGCCAGAAAAGTTCTTAACGAGATGTACATCGAGCGCTTTGAACCAG GAATCGTGCTGGCGGTGGGGTTCGAGACACTGGAGGCGTTGGACGATCTGTGGACGTACCACAGAGATGGCAATCTGAACGCGCTCATGCACGAGTTCCTGATCACCCCGCGTGTGTTGGAGGCGGCGGAGGTGGACAAGGTGATCATGGTAACCAAACTCTGGGACGACGAGTATGAGGCTTGTAAAGAGGAAATTGAGAACAAGACCAGAATGCGTGTGAACATTATCAACCGAC CTGTCGATGTTAAGTTGGTGAAGAGACTTAAGAATTACCAGAGCGTTCTTGCAACTGAACTCTCTGCCATGAGAGATTTGGACAACGAGATGGAAATCAACCGAGACGAGTTCATGAACTGCGTCCGTAACGTATTACCAGTGGACATAGAGGTGATAAGAACGCTTGCGGAATTCGAAGCGATGGCAACTTCGACAAAAGCCAAGAAGATGTACAACAGAAACGTCCTAGATATGTATCTgaacataataaacaagttaaggGACTATTATGATACCTTTGAAGCAGAGATCGTGACACCTTTCCTGCAGATCCACCGTGAATGCGAGAACGATAAGCAGCGAGACATCAAAGGGAAGATCATTGGTATGGTCCGAGGCATGCAGAAAATGCTGGATCCGGCAGGAGATCTGCGAAGCGTGATGCACGCCGAGACGGAGAGGATACTGATCCGGCGAGAGATTCCCATCTTTCTTGGGTTGCTGAGTCTGGTGCCGATTGGGGTGGAGCGCGTGGCGGACATAGACATAATGATTGACGAATATGCGCGGGAGTTTCAGATAGAGTTCAAAAAAGAGGACAAGTGA